AATATAATCTTTTGCTGAAGTTGCATCTACAGCACCAGCAATAAAGTTTAAGTATTGTCCTTTATACCCAATTTGTGCTCCAAATTGTGTAGCATCTGCAAAATTACCATCTGCACTTGTAAGTGCATGTGCATTAGTTACTGCAAGCATTAACGATAGGTCTTCAGAAACAGCATAATCTGCTTTAATACCAGTATGCGAAAATGGACCCGCATTAAATAAATAAGAAACTGTATAATTAAAGTTCGCTGCTGGAGAAATAACTTCATACCCTAAAAAAGTATTGAATTGCCCTGCAGTAAACGTTAATTTATCGGTTGCTTTGTAGTAAGCATATAATTGGTTAATTGCTCCAGCTAAATTTGCATCGTCTGCTTTTGGACCAAATGCTAAATCTGCAACAACTCCAGCTTTTCCTTTTTCGTAAGCAAAAACGGTGTTTGCAAAACCTAAACCAAAAGCATTCGCATTTTCTGGATTGGCAATTAAAATACCAGGCGTTCCAGGGTCTTTTGTAAAATTAGTAGTTCCATATACGTCAACAGTTCCACTTAATGTAAAAGTTCCTTTGTCTTCTTCTTGTGCATTTACTATTAAAGTACTTGCCAATAATAATGAGAAAATAATTTTTTTCATAATGATGTTCTTTTAGTTTGTTATTATTTTTTGTTGTTTGAACGGGGTAAATGTAGATATTAAAATCAAACTAACAAGGGGGTTCATTTTCGAAAACGTTGTAATTTTTATATGTACCCTCAAAAAAAAGGGGGTTATTTTACCATAAACCTATTTTTGGTTTTTTTTAACATATAAAATATAGGGTTCGTAAAAAAGAAGCTTATTATTTTGAGATATTCATAAAAATGCATCTTTTGTAAAAAAAAATGTAATTATTGTATATTTGGACATATGAAATACGCAATTTCTTACTTAATTTCTTTACAATTCTTCGGTTTTCGGTTTTCTGGATGGCAAAAACAGACCAATGCTAAAACTTTGCATGATATCGTTGATAAAAGTTTGTCCTTTGTGCTTAAAAATGAGGTATATAAAACGATTGGAGTGGGTAGAACCGATGCAAAGGTTTCTGCAAATTCCTATTATTTGCAACTTTTTACCAACGAAATTTTAGAGGAATCGTCTTTTGTGGAGTTGTTAAATGCTAATTTTCCTCCAGATTTTAGGGCAATTTCTATTCAAAAGGTTGATAGAAGTTTTAATATTATTAAGGCTGATAAAATAAAAGAGTATCATTATTACTTTTCTTTTGGAGAGAAAAACCATCCTTTTGCTGCGCCTTTTATGGTTAATATTGATGAGAATTTAAATATTGATTTGATGCAAAAAGGCGCAAAACTCTTTGAGGGCGAGCACTATTTTCATAAATATTGTACAAAACCATCAGCAAAAACAATTTTTAAAAGAGTAATTGATGCTTGTGAAATTGTAGAAAATGATGTTTTGGTGGCGAACTTTTTCCCAGAAAAGTCTTATATATTTAAGGTGAAAGGAAAAGGTTTTCTGCGATATCAAGTGCGTTTAATGATGGCAACTTTATTTGAACTCGGAAAAGGAAATCTAGATTTACAGTTTATTGAAGCTTCTTTAAAAGTAGATAATGATCGGAAGTTTATGAGAAATAATGCACCTTCTTCTGGTTTGCAGTTGCATGATATAGAGTTGCTTAAAAGTTTAAAATAAACTATCTACTGTAATATTATTATCAATTAAGCCAAGGCTATGTTTGTTTTCAATAATACTATAGGTAGATATTAAAGTTATAAAAACACACCACATTTAGCAAGTGATAATTTTTAAAATTGTGTAATTTAATTAATGATTGTAGTGTTATTTAAATTCAAAAAATGAAACTTTACTTTAATTTTTTTAAGAATTTATAAAGATAATATTGTAAAAAATACTTTAAGAAAAAGCACGTATTATTCTGTTTTTCAATTTTTAAGATTAATTTGAATTTTTAATTACTAAAGTCCTCAAAGGGTTCGAAACCCTTTGAGGGCTGAATTAAATATGAAATAAATTCTATCTAAACCAATTCGTTCATAAATACGCCTGCGTGAGCGATAGGAATGGCATCCTTTTTAAATGTAAATAAATAAGCAATTTGTTTTTTAATAATGAGATTGCCACAGTTTACAAAAAAGTAAACTTCTCAAAGACAAATTTAAAAAGATATAATGGATAGCGCTTTTTTTGTATTTCACAAAAACACGCCCAAAAGAAAAATCCACCTTTTAAAAAGATGGATTATTGACACTATATATAATGAGTTGGTTATCCTTTGATAACGCCTCTAGAAATTACAATTTTTTGGATTTCAGATGTTCCCTCGTAAATCTGCGTAATTTTTGCATCACGCATTAAACGCTCTACATGATATTCTTTAACGAAACCATTTCCACCATGAATTTGCACAGCCTCTACAGTTTGTTCCATCGCAACTTTACTTGCGTATAGTTTTGCCATTGCTGATGCCATATCATAATTTTCTTTGCGGTCTTTTATCCAAGCAGCTTTCATTACTAACATTCTTGCAGCTTCAATTTCTGTATACATATCTGCCAATTTAAAGGCAATGGCTTGGTGGTTGCAGATCTCTGTTCCAAATGCTTTACGTTCTTTAGAGTATTTTAAAGCCAATTCGTAACCTCCAGCTGCAATTCCTAAGGCTTGTGCTGCAATTCCGATTCTTCCACCAGAAAGTGTTTTCATGGCGAATTTAAATCCAAAACCATCTTCACCAATTCTGTTTTCTTTAGGTACTTTTACGTCGTTAAATTGTAGTGTATGCGTATCAGAACCTCTAATACCTAATTTATCTTCTTTAGGGCCTATATGAAAGCCTTCAGCTCCTTTTTCCACGATAAAAGCATTGATTCCTCTATGTCCTTTTTCTCTGTCTGTTTGTGCAATTACCAAATAAACGTCTGCTCGTCCACCACTTGTAATCCAGTTTTTTGTTCCGTTAATTACATAATGATCTCCTTTGTCAATAGCAGTTGTTGCTTGAGAGGTTGCGTCAGAACCAGCTTCTGGCTCGCTTAAAC
The DNA window shown above is from Polaribacter sp. Hel_I_88 and carries:
- a CDS encoding pseudouridine synthase, with the protein product MKYAISYLISLQFFGFRFSGWQKQTNAKTLHDIVDKSLSFVLKNEVYKTIGVGRTDAKVSANSYYLQLFTNEILEESSFVELLNANFPPDFRAISIQKVDRSFNIIKADKIKEYHYYFSFGEKNHPFAAPFMVNIDENLNIDLMQKGAKLFEGEHYFHKYCTKPSAKTIFKRVIDACEIVENDVLVANFFPEKSYIFKVKGKGFLRYQVRLMMATLFELGKGNLDLQFIEASLKVDNDRKFMRNNAPSSGLQLHDIELLKSLK
- a CDS encoding acyl-CoA dehydrogenase, with the translated sequence MDFSLTEEHIMIRDAARDFAQTELLPGVIERDNKQEFPQELVKKMGDLGFMGIMVDPKYGGSGMDTISYVLVMEELSKIDASASVIVSVNNSLVCYGLESYGSEAQKEKYLTKLATGESVGAFCLSEPEAGSDATSQATTAIDKGDHYVINGTKNWITSGGRADVYLVIAQTDREKGHRGINAFIVEKGAEGFHIGPKEDKLGIRGSDTHTLQFNDVKVPKENRIGEDGFGFKFAMKTLSGGRIGIAAQALGIAAGGYELALKYSKERKAFGTEICNHQAIAFKLADMYTEIEAARMLVMKAAWIKDRKENYDMASAMAKLYASKVAMEQTVEAVQIHGGNGFVKEYHVERLMRDAKITQIYEGTSEIQKIVISRGVIKG
- a CDS encoding outer membrane beta-barrel protein, producing the protein MKKIIFSLLLASTLIVNAQEEDKGTFTLSGTVDVYGTTNFTKDPGTPGILIANPENANAFGLGFANTVFAYEKGKAGVVADLAFGPKADDANLAGAINQLYAYYKATDKLTFTAGQFNTFLGYEVISPAANFNYTVSYLFNAGPFSHTGIKADYAVSEDLSLMLAVTNAHALTSADGNFADATQFGAQIGYKGQYLNFIAGAVDATSAKDYIFLDYTGGFDLSETFFLGINAAYVTSSDDQTGYQGAALYLQNTFSDTFALGVRPELFQLNGDANADESVTAITVSANVSLTGNLKLITDLRFDSSDDFIIEAFPTEKSTSTLTIAAVYSF